From a single Miscanthus floridulus cultivar M001 chromosome 8, ASM1932011v1, whole genome shotgun sequence genomic region:
- the LOC136476893 gene encoding pathogenesis-related thaumatin-like protein 3.5 produces the protein MEEASRGCSSPYSLIFVLALAHWCVIAMASSTFTVSNYCSQTIWPGTLAGAGTPQLPTTGFRLDPGQSVQVPAPTGWSGRVWARTGCVFDADGRGTCQTGDCGGRLECAGTGGTPPATLFEVTLGKGTAGAADLDYYDVSLVDGYNLPVVAVPRARPGGGGGGCNATGCMADLNRSCPRELQVDCGGGTVACRSACEAFGQDQYCCSGAYATPTACRPTAYSSVFKSACPRAYSYAYDDRSSTFTCHSAAGYTIAFCLPPSGSHDSGATPLVLPPPNGQSTSGGSVGGADSMPPPPPPTVGNGVGSANEAPPSTDNGGDGTTGQAPPATDKGGVGSTNLQPPPTDNDGAGGTYQKPWMTMSLASTLHDQLWLLLPLPAVLLLLL, from the exons ATGGAAGAAGCATCAAGAGGCTGCAGTTCACCATACTCGCTGATCTTCGTGCTAGCGCTGGCCCACTGGTGCGTCATCGCAATGGCGAGCTCCACCTTCACCGTGTCCAACTACTGCTCCCAGACCATATGGCCGGGGACGCTCGCCGGCGCGGGCACGCCGCAGCTGCCGACGACGGGGTTCAGGCTCGACCCGGGGCAGAGCGTGCAGGTCCCGGCGCCGACGGGGTGGTCCGGCCGGGTATGGGCGCGCACGGGCTGCGTGTTCGACGCGGACGGCAGGGGCACGTGCCAGACCGGCGACTGCGGCGGGCGGCTGGAGTGTGCCGGCACCGGCGGTACGCCGCCCGCGACGCTGTTCGAGGTCACGCTGGGGAAGGGGACCGCGGGCGCCGCCGACCTGGACTACTACGACGTCAGCCTCGTCGACGGGTACAACCTGCCCGTCGTCGCCGTCCCGCGGGcgcggccgggcggcggcggcggcgggtgcaaCGCCACCGGCTGCATGGCCGACCTCAACCGCT CGTGCCCCAGGGAGCTGCAGGTGGACTGCGGCGGCGGCACGGTGGCGTGCCGGAGCGCGTGCGAGGCGTTCGGGCAGGACCAGTACTGCTGCAGCGGCGCGTACGCGACGCCCACGGCGTGCCGCCCGACGGCCTACTCGTCCGTGTTCAAGTCGGCGTGCCCGCGCGCGTACAGCTACGCCTACGACGACCGCTCCAGCACCTTCACCTGCCACAGCGCCGCCGGCTACACCATCGCCTTCTGCCTCCCTCCCTCCGG GTCGCACGACTCTGGCGCCACTCCCCTCGTTTTGCCGCCGCCAAATGGGCAAAGCACCAGTGGCGGCAGCGTTGGCGGTGCTGACAGCATGCCGCCCCCGCCGCCTCCTACTGTTGGCAACGGCGTCGGAAGCGCCAACGAGGCGCCCCCTTCCACTGACAACGGTGGCGACGGAACCACCGGCCAGGCGCCTCCTGCTACTGACAAAGGTGGCGTCGGAAGCACCAATCTGCAGCCTCCTCCGACTGACAACGACGGTGCCGGAGGTACCTACCAGAAACCGTGGATGACGATGTCACTAGCGAGCACGCTACACGATCAGCTGTGGCTTCTGCTGCCTCTGCCTGCAGTGCTCTTGCTACTCCTCTGA
- the LOC136476892 gene encoding oxysterol-binding protein-related protein 4C-like isoform X1 gives MRGWRAELLCSTITTPSLQLEALRPCTFPSPLAFSGTRAETGAGAFLERTAPARWLQAPWPPLHHIVAFAESQCEAAVLTPPLSLEGGLAAELRPANLVQRVLSLFRNVRPGSDLSHFQLPATFNLPKSQLQLYGEGVYCAGEDLLGRCARGADSLKRLAAVVAWSISTTRPPIFGFAPYNPVLGETHHVSTSGSSGGLNVLLEQVSHHPPVTALHATDARGEVRLVWCQSPAPRFHGASVEAAVRGARELRLPRHGETYVVGCPNLVIRLLPSPGVDWAGDVRVVCAQSGLEAQLSYCRTRRSFLGFGGGDARCVRGRIFRSAAPEETLCEVDGFWDRQVSIKDVATGEVSVLYDAQLAIGDLATPVVQDPKGVSASESAVVWGEVSEAILKKDWETAGQAKRRVEDTERRLAKERNDRGEVWTPKHFSLSQNKDGDWECWPLEETVPPAPIVVPSSSSSS, from the exons ATGCGCGGCTGGCGTGCTGAGCTGTTGTGCTCCACCATCACGACGCCGTCCTTGCAGCTTGAGGCTCTCCGTCCTTGCACCTTTCCGTCGCCCCTCGCGTTTTCCGGCACCCGAGCGGAGACGGGGGCGGGGGCGTTTCTGGAACGGACGGCGCCGGCACGCTGGCTGCAGGCCCCGTGGCCTCCGCTGCATCACATCGTCGCGTTC GCGGAGTCGCAGTGCGAGGCGGCGGTGCTGACGCCGCCGCTGTCGCTGGAGGGCGGCCTTGCGGCGGAGCTCCGCCCGGCCAACCTCGTCCAGCGGGTGCTCAGCCTCTTCCGCAACGTCCGCCCGGGCTCGGACCTCTCCCACTTCCAG CTGCCGGCGACGTTCAACCTGCCCAAGTCGCAGCTACAGCTGTACGGCGAGGGGGTGTACTGCGCCGGCGAGGACCTGCTGGGTCGGTGCGCGCGCGGGGCCGACAGCCTGAAACGCCTCGCGGCCGTGGTGGCGTGGAGCATCTCCACGACGCGCCCGCCCATCTTCGGCTTCGCGCCCTACAACCCGGTGCTCGGGGAGACGCACCACGTCTCCACCTCCGGCTCCTCCGGCGGACTCAACGTCCTGCTGGAGCAGGTCTCGCACCACCCTCCCGTGACGGCGCTACACGCGACGGACGCGCGCGGGGAGGTCCGCCTCGTGTGGTGCCAGAGCCCCGCGCCGCGGTTCCACGGCGCGAGCGTGGAGGCCGCGGTGCGCGGCGCGCGGGAGCTGCGCCTTCCCCGGCACGGCGAGACGTACGTCGTCGGGTGCCCCAACCTGGTGATCCGCCTCCTCCCGTCCCCCGGCGTCGACTGGGCCGGCGACGTCCGCGTCGTCTGCGCGCAGTCCGGGCTCGAGGCCCAGCTCAGCTACTGCCGGACCCGCCGCTCGTTCCTCGGGTTCGGCGGAGGCGACGCGCGGTGCGTCAGGGGCAGGATCTTTCGGTCTGCTGCGCCTGAGGAGACGCTGTGTGAGGTCGATGGGTTCTGGGACCGACAGGTCTCGATCAAGGACGTCGCTACTGGTGAGGTCTCCGTGCTCTACGACGCCCAGCTCGCCATTGGTGACCTCGCCACGCCCGTGGTGCAAGACCCAAAG GGCGTGTCGGCGTCGGAGTCCGCGGTGGTCTGGGGCGAGGTGAGCGAGGCGATCCTGAAGAAGGACTGGGAGACGGCCGGGCAGGCGAAGCGGCGGGTGGAGGACACGGAGAGGAGGCTCGCCAAGGAGAGGAACGACAGGGGGGAGGTGTGGACGCCCAAGCACTTCTCGCTGTCGCAGAACAAAGACGGCGACTGGGAGTGCTGGCCGCTGGAGGAGACGGTGCCGCCGGCGCCTATTGTCGtcccctcctcctcatcctcctcatgA
- the LOC136476892 gene encoding oxysterol-binding protein-related protein 4C-like isoform X2 — protein MAESQCEAAVLTPPLSLEGGLAAELRPANLVQRVLSLFRNVRPGSDLSHFQLPATFNLPKSQLQLYGEGVYCAGEDLLGRCARGADSLKRLAAVVAWSISTTRPPIFGFAPYNPVLGETHHVSTSGSSGGLNVLLEQVSHHPPVTALHATDARGEVRLVWCQSPAPRFHGASVEAAVRGARELRLPRHGETYVVGCPNLVIRLLPSPGVDWAGDVRVVCAQSGLEAQLSYCRTRRSFLGFGGGDARCVRGRIFRSAAPEETLCEVDGFWDRQVSIKDVATGEVSVLYDAQLAIGDLATPVVQDPKGVSASESAVVWGEVSEAILKKDWETAGQAKRRVEDTERRLAKERNDRGEVWTPKHFSLSQNKDGDWECWPLEETVPPAPIVVPSSSSSS, from the exons ATG GCGGAGTCGCAGTGCGAGGCGGCGGTGCTGACGCCGCCGCTGTCGCTGGAGGGCGGCCTTGCGGCGGAGCTCCGCCCGGCCAACCTCGTCCAGCGGGTGCTCAGCCTCTTCCGCAACGTCCGCCCGGGCTCGGACCTCTCCCACTTCCAG CTGCCGGCGACGTTCAACCTGCCCAAGTCGCAGCTACAGCTGTACGGCGAGGGGGTGTACTGCGCCGGCGAGGACCTGCTGGGTCGGTGCGCGCGCGGGGCCGACAGCCTGAAACGCCTCGCGGCCGTGGTGGCGTGGAGCATCTCCACGACGCGCCCGCCCATCTTCGGCTTCGCGCCCTACAACCCGGTGCTCGGGGAGACGCACCACGTCTCCACCTCCGGCTCCTCCGGCGGACTCAACGTCCTGCTGGAGCAGGTCTCGCACCACCCTCCCGTGACGGCGCTACACGCGACGGACGCGCGCGGGGAGGTCCGCCTCGTGTGGTGCCAGAGCCCCGCGCCGCGGTTCCACGGCGCGAGCGTGGAGGCCGCGGTGCGCGGCGCGCGGGAGCTGCGCCTTCCCCGGCACGGCGAGACGTACGTCGTCGGGTGCCCCAACCTGGTGATCCGCCTCCTCCCGTCCCCCGGCGTCGACTGGGCCGGCGACGTCCGCGTCGTCTGCGCGCAGTCCGGGCTCGAGGCCCAGCTCAGCTACTGCCGGACCCGCCGCTCGTTCCTCGGGTTCGGCGGAGGCGACGCGCGGTGCGTCAGGGGCAGGATCTTTCGGTCTGCTGCGCCTGAGGAGACGCTGTGTGAGGTCGATGGGTTCTGGGACCGACAGGTCTCGATCAAGGACGTCGCTACTGGTGAGGTCTCCGTGCTCTACGACGCCCAGCTCGCCATTGGTGACCTCGCCACGCCCGTGGTGCAAGACCCAAAG GGCGTGTCGGCGTCGGAGTCCGCGGTGGTCTGGGGCGAGGTGAGCGAGGCGATCCTGAAGAAGGACTGGGAGACGGCCGGGCAGGCGAAGCGGCGGGTGGAGGACACGGAGAGGAGGCTCGCCAAGGAGAGGAACGACAGGGGGGAGGTGTGGACGCCCAAGCACTTCTCGCTGTCGCAGAACAAAGACGGCGACTGGGAGTGCTGGCCGCTGGAGGAGACGGTGCCGCCGGCGCCTATTGTCGtcccctcctcctcatcctcctcatgA